Proteins encoded in a region of the Helicobacter sp. MIT 21-1697 genome:
- the mltG gene encoding endolytic transglycosylase MltG: protein MSKKITILAMLLDFFIIIVVTVLFYLLHPVQTERIVNLPKGSLPRIITYLNNNGQHLNKLDALFIRFLGQPQSGYIDMKSELLPKGAFFKALVSSKAATKEVTLIPGETLYYFIRILAQKFNLSADELQSAYDKYFPYPDGVIFPDTYNLPVGIKEDEIMKILYEISMKRHEQNAIKLLGSYNQEQWFKNVSIASVVQKEAANNEEMPIVAAVVFNRIKKNMPLQMDGSLNYGHYSHSKVTPERIRNDDTPYNTYKNKGVPPYPAGSVSLQAIEAVLKPADVDYLYFVRDRTTGTHKFSKTYEEHRSYF from the coding sequence ATGAGTAAAAAAATAACTATACTTGCAATGCTTTTGGATTTTTTTATCATTATTGTTGTAACCGTATTGTTTTATTTGCTCCACCCTGTGCAAACTGAACGCATAGTCAATCTACCCAAAGGCTCACTACCTAGAATTATAACATACTTAAATAATAACGGGCAACACCTTAATAAATTAGATGCTCTATTCATTCGTTTCTTAGGACAACCGCAAAGTGGCTATATTGATATGAAATCTGAATTGTTACCTAAAGGTGCATTTTTTAAAGCTCTTGTAAGCTCAAAAGCTGCTACTAAAGAAGTTACGCTGATTCCGGGCGAAACCTTGTATTATTTTATTCGCATACTTGCACAAAAATTTAATCTCTCTGCAGATGAACTCCAAAGTGCTTATGATAAGTATTTCCCCTATCCTGATGGGGTAATTTTCCCAGATACTTATAATCTTCCCGTTGGTATCAAGGAAGATGAAATAATGAAGATTCTCTATGAAATCTCTATGAAGCGACACGAACAAAATGCAATAAAACTACTTGGCTCTTACAATCAAGAGCAATGGTTTAAAAATGTAAGTATTGCCTCTGTGGTGCAAAAAGAAGCAGCAAATAATGAAGAAATGCCTATTGTAGCAGCCGTAGTATTTAATCGTATCAAAAAAAATATGCCCTTGCAAATGGACGGCTCACTTAATTATGGGCACTATTCACACTCTAAAGTTACACCTGAACGTATTCGCAATGATGATACGCCCTATAATACTTACAAAAACAAAGGTGTGCCGCCCTATCCTGCTGGAAGTGTAAGCTTACAAGCCATTGAGGCAGTGCTCAAACCTGCTGATGTGGATTATCTTTACTTTGTGCGAGATAGAACTACAGGCACACATAAATTTAGTAAAACTTATGAAGAACATCGTAGCTATTTCTAA
- a CDS encoding malate dehydrogenase has product MFGKIAIIGGSGNVGSHIAFLGAMRHIAREILLFSNDIPRCKGVGLDISQAAAIFDIPTLIRGCDSYEEMTDSEVVIITAGFPRTPNMTRNDLLLKNAFILREISSNVARVAPQALLIIVSNPLDAMCLVAKHWSGFEKERVIGMAGVLDSARLTYESKAMLGNFNKHIQSFVIGAHSDDMLPLLRYCLCEGKSFTDIFTPQMQEELIRETKGGGAKIVNYYQQGSAYFAPASGVIKILEAIATPNEETLVCSVFTEGEYGIKDIYLGLPIKLGKKGVKHIVELPLNQQEQEMLNISTQGIKQQVEILKDNALLNRES; this is encoded by the coding sequence ATGTTTGGGAAAATCGCTATCATCGGCGGCTCTGGCAATGTCGGCTCTCATATTGCATTTTTAGGTGCTATGCGACATATTGCAAGAGAGATTCTCCTTTTTAGCAATGATATTCCTCGTTGCAAAGGTGTGGGGCTTGATATTTCACAAGCTGCAGCCATTTTTGATATTCCTACTCTTATCAGGGGTTGTGATTCTTATGAAGAAATGACTGATAGTGAAGTGGTAATAATCACTGCTGGATTCCCACGCACTCCTAATATGACGCGTAATGATTTACTACTTAAAAATGCGTTTATTTTACGAGAGATTAGCTCAAATGTGGCTAGGGTTGCTCCTCAAGCACTACTGATTATTGTTTCAAACCCACTTGATGCAATGTGTCTTGTGGCAAAACATTGGAGTGGATTTGAAAAAGAACGTGTAATTGGTATGGCAGGAGTGCTTGATAGCGCACGACTTACCTATGAAAGCAAAGCAATGCTTGGAAATTTTAATAAACATATACAATCATTTGTAATAGGGGCTCATAGTGATGATATGTTACCTTTGTTGCGTTATTGCCTTTGTGAGGGTAAAAGTTTTACTGATATTTTTACCCCTCAAATGCAAGAGGAACTCATCAGAGAAACAAAAGGTGGCGGAGCTAAAATTGTAAATTATTATCAACAAGGCTCGGCATATTTTGCTCCCGCAAGTGGAGTGATAAAAATACTTGAGGCTATTGCCACCCCAAATGAAGAGACACTCGTATGTAGCGTATTTACAGAGGGTGAATATGGAATAAAAGACATTTATCTTGGGCTTCCAATTAAACTTGGCAAAAAAGGAGTGAAACACATTGTAGAATTACCATTGAATCAGCAAGAGCAGGAAATGTTAAATATTTCCACACAGGGTATCAAACAACAAGTTGAGATTCTTAAAGATAACGCATTGTTAAACAGAGAATCTTAA
- a CDS encoding 4Fe-4S dicluster domain-containing protein has product MGIKKAPQNVPVWVDETRCKACDVCVSLCPSGVLGMKKDEHKVLGKIISVAYPESCIGCRECELHCPDFAIFVADKEEFKFAKVSKEAQERAAKIKENKFMVI; this is encoded by the coding sequence ATGGGAATCAAAAAAGCACCGCAAAATGTGCCGGTATGGGTTGATGAGACACGTTGCAAAGCGTGTGATGTATGTGTGTCGCTCTGTCCGAGTGGCGTTTTGGGTATGAAAAAAGATGAACATAAAGTTCTAGGAAAAATCATCTCTGTGGCTTATCCAGAGAGTTGTATTGGTTGTAGAGAATGCGAGCTGCATTGTCCTGATTTTGCAATTTTTGTTGCCGATAAGGAAGAATTCAAGTTCGCCAAAGTCAGCAAAGAAGCGCAAGAACGCGCTGCAAAAATCAAAGAAAACAAATTTATGGTGATATAA